The Paenibacillus sp. MBLB1832 genome has a window encoding:
- the ruvC gene encoding crossover junction endodeoxyribonuclease RuvC, with protein MRILGIDPGIAIVGFGFIDKIGSKLVPVQYGSIQTEAHTDPGIRLKDVYDATVQLIEKYKPDVLSIEKLFFNRNVTTAFTVGQARGVMILAGVQAGLPIAEYTPLQVKQAVVGYGNAEKKQVQEMVKILLKLSQVPKPDDVADALAIAICHAHSSSLQSRINGVERR; from the coding sequence TTGCGAATTCTAGGAATAGATCCAGGGATCGCGATTGTCGGCTTTGGCTTTATTGATAAAATCGGCAGTAAGCTAGTTCCTGTACAGTACGGTTCGATCCAAACAGAAGCACATACGGATCCTGGCATTCGGTTGAAGGATGTCTATGACGCTACGGTGCAATTGATAGAGAAATATAAACCTGATGTGTTGTCGATTGAAAAATTATTTTTTAATCGAAACGTCACGACGGCGTTCACGGTTGGCCAAGCCCGGGGCGTCATGATTCTTGCAGGCGTGCAGGCGGGTCTGCCAATCGCTGAATATACGCCGCTTCAAGTGAAGCAAGCCGTGGTTGGCTACGGCAATGCAGAGAAGAAGCAAGTGCAGGAGATGGTCAAGATCTTGCTGAAACTGTCGCAAGTACCGAAGCCAGATGACGTAGCCGATGCGCTGGCTATTGCTATTTGTCATGCGCACTCTTCTTCGCTGCAATCTAGGATAAATGGAGTTGAGAGACGATGA
- a CDS encoding BofC C-terminal domain-containing protein, with translation MNVHRFLKQLKRRLRWKRSWLMPWIFILVVFAAYYIYTMNDDLGDHNQKGPRGAIQATLARVVPKEDTHLQEAVKLLQTISDRRESYLLKSYVCGEERSPLGSLTSKELLGLQKQHPDWKLSIEPAGAVIFTEQIDDLSPDCKEHAVFGIDGSSNLSLFNGLPANKQIIRTFFQLNIQQLESSLPRETIAQLHEGIKVSDIEEYNSVLSTFSDYAIEAVEGAISRSKLR, from the coding sequence GTGAATGTACATCGGTTCTTGAAGCAATTAAAAAGAAGGCTACGCTGGAAGCGCAGTTGGTTAATGCCCTGGATTTTCATCCTAGTTGTGTTCGCTGCTTATTACATCTATACAATGAACGATGATCTAGGTGATCATAATCAGAAAGGCCCTAGAGGAGCCATCCAAGCGACTTTAGCCAGAGTGGTACCGAAGGAAGACACGCATCTCCAGGAAGCTGTCAAGCTGCTGCAAACCATTTCTGATCGTAGAGAAAGCTATTTGCTCAAGTCCTATGTGTGCGGGGAAGAACGCAGTCCATTGGGATCGCTGACATCAAAGGAGTTGCTTGGGCTGCAGAAGCAGCATCCGGATTGGAAGTTAAGTATAGAACCGGCTGGGGCAGTTATTTTCACAGAACAAATTGATGATTTATCGCCAGACTGTAAGGAGCATGCCGTGTTCGGCATTGACGGAAGCAGCAATCTGTCGTTATTTAACGGGCTGCCAGCGAATAAACAGATTATACGAACTTTTTTTCAGCTCAATATTCAACAATTAGAAAGCAGTTTGCCAAGGGAAACGATAGCGCAGCTTCATGAAGGAATTAAAGTCTCCGATATAGAGGAGTATAATAGCGTATTATCCACCTTCAGCGATTATGCCATTGAAGCAGTTGAAGGAGCCATATCTCGGTCGAAGTTACGATAA
- a CDS encoding SpoIID/LytB domain-containing protein: MSGRTILLHPKRLAVVVSAVLAIGASTSVWSQQAHAVGTKHLDSIRVALLINASTYKKIEPLVSLSSPGGFDVAVRSTASSEAKPWTSLADTNIRMSLDQYSVMMLETSDFAAAKALYTKLNGMAEESYVLSRNRSGKTVYQVYYGNLPTKAEADSAAAAAIKDATVATLTKSSVPVINGPLHWSAGVYATEAAAQQQAAVYAQAGLNADLVLQADQAGKLSYYVWVGSESTDVKLAAVKDAALKAAPNIPLQPANIASPYLIRRSDVSTAAAPTAAVTHYAAGTGEQRTIFKPKQQTIAVKEKLDRSYRGAMEISAFHDRLALVNEIPMEQYLYGVVGAELNAQWPLEALKAQAVAARTYAIYQGNKYEIANVTDTTLDQAYYGVEKEFATGIQAVDATQDEVISDKRGNLISPVFASNAGGQTADPIEVWGNAVDYLRSVASPDQGAEQGKAIWYQIQLTDGRTGFVHSMYLKDTGQKDKSGKAIFESTEQDVNVRLAPYVDNTANPAIAKLALKEKVTVQGQEKESNAYSWIRGPYTLSDIKSKLTAAKITINGELTSLEITKRGPSGRVIEMKANGVVVNVKNPDALRTALGGLPSTLFEIEGAGSYTGTSSNAPTLAMLSKNGIVSSAATSDSVYVLSGKQMQPTAVKIADLMTIRSTGISKPSKSVGPTNGSSTIQGNPIMFRGKGFGHGLGMSQWGAKGFAEQGYDYKKILQTYYAGVTITKE; the protein is encoded by the coding sequence ATGAGTGGCCGAACTATTCTGTTGCATCCGAAACGATTGGCTGTTGTCGTGTCTGCCGTCTTAGCCATTGGGGCTAGTACTAGCGTATGGAGTCAGCAAGCTCATGCGGTTGGAACCAAACATTTGGACAGCATTCGTGTTGCTTTGCTAATTAATGCTTCAACCTACAAAAAGATAGAGCCGCTAGTTTCCTTATCGTCCCCCGGCGGCTTTGATGTGGCTGTTCGCAGCACAGCGAGTTCGGAAGCAAAGCCATGGACATCATTAGCCGACACGAACATTCGCATGTCATTAGATCAATACAGTGTCATGATGCTGGAGACATCTGATTTCGCTGCTGCAAAGGCCTTATATACGAAGCTGAACGGTATGGCGGAAGAAAGCTATGTGTTAAGCCGCAACCGTTCAGGCAAAACGGTCTACCAAGTGTATTATGGCAACTTGCCTACGAAGGCAGAGGCTGATTCAGCGGCTGCTGCGGCGATAAAGGATGCAACTGTCGCGACGCTAACCAAGTCGTCTGTGCCAGTCATCAATGGTCCGCTCCATTGGAGTGCGGGCGTTTATGCAACGGAAGCGGCTGCGCAGCAGCAAGCTGCTGTATATGCACAGGCTGGACTTAACGCAGACCTCGTCTTGCAAGCTGATCAAGCCGGCAAATTGAGCTACTATGTGTGGGTTGGCAGTGAATCCACCGATGTGAAGTTGGCGGCTGTGAAGGATGCGGCGCTGAAAGCGGCACCCAATATACCGCTCCAGCCAGCTAATATAGCTTCTCCCTATCTGATTCGCAGATCAGATGTATCTACTGCTGCCGCACCGACAGCTGCTGTCACCCATTATGCGGCTGGGACTGGGGAGCAGAGAACAATATTCAAGCCCAAGCAGCAAACGATTGCCGTCAAAGAGAAGCTGGATCGCAGCTATCGCGGCGCGATGGAGATCAGTGCATTTCACGATCGGTTAGCGCTTGTTAACGAAATTCCCATGGAGCAGTATTTATACGGTGTCGTTGGTGCGGAGTTAAACGCCCAGTGGCCACTGGAAGCGCTCAAAGCGCAGGCTGTAGCCGCGCGCACGTATGCGATTTATCAAGGCAATAAATATGAAATTGCCAATGTCACGGACACGACGCTAGATCAGGCTTACTACGGTGTGGAGAAGGAATTTGCCACAGGCATCCAAGCGGTGGATGCCACACAGGATGAAGTCATTTCGGATAAACGAGGGAATCTGATTTCCCCTGTCTTTGCTTCCAATGCTGGTGGTCAGACGGCTGATCCTATAGAGGTATGGGGGAATGCGGTTGATTATTTGCGCAGCGTCGCAAGTCCTGATCAAGGTGCAGAACAAGGGAAAGCGATCTGGTATCAAATCCAGCTGACCGACGGTCGCACTGGCTTCGTGCATAGCATGTATCTGAAGGATACAGGGCAGAAGGACAAGTCAGGCAAGGCCATTTTCGAATCAACCGAGCAAGATGTTAACGTTCGCTTGGCACCCTATGTGGATAATACGGCTAACCCCGCTATCGCGAAGCTAGCTCTCAAAGAGAAGGTTACTGTGCAAGGGCAAGAGAAGGAATCGAACGCGTATTCATGGATAAGAGGGCCTTATACATTAAGTGATATTAAGAGTAAATTGACAGCAGCGAAAATTACAATTAACGGTGAACTAACGTCGCTCGAGATTACCAAACGAGGCCCATCCGGCCGTGTGATCGAGATGAAAGCGAACGGCGTCGTTGTGAATGTGAAAAATCCAGACGCACTGCGCACAGCATTAGGCGGCTTACCGAGTACCCTGTTTGAAATAGAGGGAGCGGGCAGTTATACTGGTACTAGTTCGAATGCACCAACACTTGCCATGTTGAGCAAAAACGGCATCGTGTCGAGCGCTGCGACGTCAGATTCAGTCTATGTCTTATCGGGGAAGCAGATGCAGCCAACGGCTGTAAAAATTGCGGATCTGATGACGATACGCAGTACAGGCATCTCCAAGCCTTCAAAGTCCGTTGGACCGACGAATGGTTCCTCAACGATTCAAGGCAATCCCATCATGTTCCGAGGCAAAGGCTTTGGTCATGGTTTGGGAATGTCCCAATGGGGAGCGAAAGGTTTTGCCGAGCAAGGTTACGATTATAAGAAAATACTTCAGACCTACTACGCTGGAGTGACTATAACGAAGGAATGA
- the ruvB gene encoding Holliday junction branch migration DNA helicase RuvB — MDNDRIISANFMMEDNVVEYSLRPRFLAEYIGQKQAKENLKIYIEAAKQRKEALDHVLLYGPPGLGKTTLSNIIANELGVNIRTTSGPAIERPGDLAAILTNLQEGDVLFIDEIHRLHRTVEEVLYPAMEDFALDIIIGKGPSARSVRLDLPPFTLIGATTRVGLLSAPLRDRFGVVSRLEFYTVDELSYIVSRTADILQVGIVGDAAREIGMRSRGTPRIANRLLKRVRDFAQVRGDGIITMELARESLRLLQVDDLGLDEIDHKMLRAIIQSFQGGPVGLETIAATIGEESQTIEDVYEPYLLQIGFMQRTPRGRTVTPQAYHHLGLPIPEQR; from the coding sequence ATGGACAACGACCGGATCATATCGGCTAACTTTATGATGGAGGACAATGTAGTCGAGTATAGTCTGCGTCCCCGTTTTTTGGCTGAATATATCGGCCAGAAGCAGGCGAAGGAAAACCTCAAGATCTATATTGAAGCTGCCAAACAAAGGAAAGAAGCCCTGGATCATGTGCTGTTGTATGGCCCGCCAGGTCTTGGGAAAACGACACTGTCAAATATCATCGCCAATGAGCTTGGCGTTAATATCCGCACGACTTCAGGTCCTGCGATTGAACGACCTGGCGATCTTGCGGCCATCCTGACGAATTTGCAGGAAGGCGACGTCTTATTCATCGACGAGATCCACCGCCTCCACCGTACGGTGGAAGAGGTGTTATATCCGGCGATGGAGGATTTTGCCCTTGATATTATTATCGGCAAGGGGCCCAGCGCACGTTCGGTGCGACTCGACCTGCCGCCGTTTACGCTGATCGGCGCCACGACGCGTGTAGGGCTGCTTTCAGCGCCTTTGCGCGACCGCTTCGGGGTCGTCAGCCGGTTGGAGTTTTACACAGTCGATGAGCTGAGCTACATCGTCAGTCGGACGGCCGACATTCTGCAAGTCGGCATCGTTGGTGACGCTGCGCGCGAAATCGGCATGCGCTCACGAGGGACGCCACGGATTGCGAACCGTTTGCTGAAGCGGGTGCGTGACTTCGCGCAGGTGCGAGGCGACGGTATCATCACCATGGAGCTCGCAAGAGAGTCCCTGCGGCTTCTGCAGGTGGATGATTTGGGTCTAGATGAAATTGACCACAAAATGCTGCGAGCGATCATACAGAGCTTCCAGGGAGGCCCTGTTGGGCTTGAAACGATTGCGGCTACGATTGGTGAAGAGAGCCAGACGATCGAGGATGTTTATGAGCCATACCTGCTGCAAATTGGGTTTATGCAGCGCACGCCAAGAGGGCGAACGGTTACGCCCCAAGCCTATCATCACTTAGGCTTACCCATTCCTGAACAACGATAG
- the pheA gene encoding prephenate dehydratase, with translation MKRVAILGPSTFSEEATRHFLGDSFTYVSYKLISEVFNATASGETDLSVIPIENTLEGSVHLHVDWLVHEVDLPIRAEWVFPIDMNLIGYPSPEPATDAANPYRHVRKVLSHQVVPAQCNQFMKRYLRDAEFEQVSSTAEGVRIVSTLNDPTVVAIGTAIASTNYGVPMLEREIQDHKDNMTRFLLVGKEAPELASSTDMKTTILVTLPEDYPGALHQVLSAFAWRRINLSKIESKPTKKKLGNYYFYIDIVGNMDSVLLPSAIQEIEAIGCQVRILGCYPSYSYNGS, from the coding sequence ATGAAACGAGTTGCCATCCTAGGACCGAGTACATTCTCTGAGGAAGCAACACGTCATTTTCTAGGCGACAGCTTCACGTATGTCTCGTATAAGCTGATCTCTGAGGTATTCAATGCAACCGCATCAGGTGAAACGGACCTTAGTGTCATTCCGATTGAGAACACCTTGGAAGGCTCCGTGCATCTCCATGTCGATTGGCTTGTCCATGAAGTGGATTTGCCGATACGAGCAGAATGGGTGTTTCCGATTGATATGAATCTCATCGGTTATCCAAGCCCAGAGCCTGCGACGGATGCGGCTAATCCGTACCGCCATGTTCGTAAAGTGCTGTCTCATCAGGTCGTGCCTGCGCAATGCAATCAGTTCATGAAGCGCTACCTGCGCGATGCAGAGTTTGAGCAGGTGAGCTCAACAGCGGAAGGGGTACGTATTGTATCCACGTTGAATGACCCGACGGTTGTTGCCATCGGCACCGCCATTGCTTCGACGAATTATGGGGTTCCGATGCTGGAACGTGAAATTCAGGATCATAAAGACAACATGACGCGATTCTTGCTAGTGGGCAAGGAAGCGCCAGAGTTGGCATCGTCAACGGATATGAAGACGACGATTCTCGTTACATTGCCTGAGGATTATCCAGGCGCCTTGCACCAAGTGCTTTCTGCATTTGCGTGGCGGCGAATTAATCTTTCGAAGATTGAGTCGAAGCCGACGAAGAAAAAGTTAGGTAATTATTATTTCTATATTGATATTGTAGGCAATATGGATTCGGTTCTGCTGCCCTCAGCCATTCAAGAGATTGAGGCGATTGGCTGTCAGGTTCGGATTTTGGGCTGTTACCCAAGCTATTCCTACAACGGTTCATAA
- the thrB gene encoding homoserine kinase yields MSYKTVQKVRVKVPASTANLGPGFDSLGMALNLYAWIDMAISDHTSIHLIGDQMNGIPTDKSNLIYKVAQMVFDKAGVSHPELEISMYSEIPLTRGLGSSASAIVGALAGANALIGNRFTTYELFQIASKLEKHPDNVGASLYGGIIVAFWDDVQAESIRIEPDPNLEVLVAIPAFQLSTEKARGIMPQQVSMKDAVFNLSHSSLLVAALSTGNLGMIRFAMKDRLHQPYRASLIPGMQLLLDESEHHGALGVALSGAGPTMLALVDARSKQKEELQAFLQGTLANEGIQAQMLWLKPSQDGVVTIELHSGDESLLSWVQREVLA; encoded by the coding sequence ATGAGCTACAAGACAGTACAAAAGGTAAGGGTAAAAGTACCGGCTAGCACGGCTAATTTAGGACCCGGCTTTGACTCTTTGGGGATGGCCTTGAACTTATACGCTTGGATTGATATGGCGATTTCGGATCACACCTCGATTCATTTGATCGGGGATCAAATGAACGGCATTCCAACGGATAAGTCGAACTTGATCTATAAGGTTGCTCAAATGGTGTTTGACAAGGCCGGTGTTTCACATCCAGAGCTTGAGATTAGCATGTACAGCGAGATCCCGCTCACACGCGGACTCGGGAGCAGCGCTTCTGCGATCGTTGGTGCCCTTGCAGGCGCAAATGCGCTGATCGGGAATCGATTTACAACGTACGAGTTGTTCCAAATCGCATCCAAATTAGAGAAGCACCCAGACAATGTCGGTGCTAGCCTATACGGCGGAATCATCGTGGCTTTCTGGGACGATGTGCAAGCCGAATCGATTCGTATTGAGCCTGATCCCAATCTAGAGGTGCTCGTTGCCATTCCGGCATTCCAGCTATCGACGGAGAAGGCGAGAGGCATCATGCCGCAGCAAGTATCCATGAAAGATGCGGTATTCAACCTGAGCCACTCCTCACTGCTTGTTGCTGCGCTGAGCACAGGGAATCTTGGCATGATTCGATTTGCCATGAAAGATCGCTTACACCAGCCGTATCGTGCCTCGCTTATTCCTGGGATGCAACTACTACTGGACGAAAGTGAGCATCATGGTGCGTTAGGCGTAGCGCTAAGCGGAGCAGGCCCGACGATGCTTGCGCTCGTGGATGCGCGCAGCAAGCAGAAGGAAGAGCTACAAGCGTTCCTGCAAGGCACTTTGGCTAATGAAGGCATTCAAGCGCAGATGCTGTGGCTGAAGCCGAGCCAAGATGGTGTTGTCACCATTGAATTGCACAGTGGTGATGAATCACTGCTTTCATGGGTACAGAGAGAGGTGCTGGCATGA
- the ruvA gene encoding Holliday junction branch migration protein RuvA, giving the protein MIDFLRGKVALRESEYAVLDVNGVGYRVFCPNPYALPHQENEDVTMFIHYHVREDAHLLFGFMTRDEQSLFRLLLDVSGIGPKVALGILAAGGRPESVILAISQENLAFLTKLPGIGKKTAQRIILDLKDKLGSVSFSSPEAAVALSVVGSAQLTEGGLPWSEAKEALMTLGYTEAEVDRAWLQVKPKAQPSDSVDVLVKLALQALFTM; this is encoded by the coding sequence ATGATAGATTTCTTGCGAGGCAAAGTCGCCCTGCGTGAAAGTGAATATGCCGTACTCGATGTGAATGGCGTAGGCTATCGGGTATTTTGTCCGAACCCTTATGCGCTGCCTCATCAAGAGAATGAAGATGTGACGATGTTCATCCACTATCATGTACGAGAGGATGCGCATTTGTTATTCGGTTTTATGACGCGCGATGAGCAGTCATTGTTCCGTCTATTGCTGGACGTAAGCGGAATTGGACCGAAAGTGGCACTTGGCATTCTAGCGGCTGGCGGCAGACCGGAGTCTGTCATTTTGGCGATCTCCCAGGAGAATCTAGCATTTCTGACGAAGCTGCCAGGGATCGGGAAGAAAACAGCGCAGCGAATCATTCTGGATTTGAAAGATAAGTTGGGATCCGTGAGCTTCTCCAGTCCTGAGGCGGCAGTTGCTTTGAGCGTAGTTGGCTCGGCGCAATTAACCGAAGGTGGCTTACCTTGGAGCGAGGCGAAAGAAGCGCTGATGACGCTCGGCTATACGGAGGCTGAGGTGGATCGCGCATGGCTGCAAGTGAAGCCGAAAGCGCAGCCGTCTGATTCGGTTGATGTACTCGTGAAACTTGCCCTGCAAGCGCTGTTCACGATGTAA
- the sigW gene encoding RNA polymerase sigma factor SigW has translation MNVAELQLIQLSRRGDRNAFVELVELYRSKIQKLAFRMLHNRPDSEDIVQETFIRVYLNLNHFDESQNFSTWIYRIGKNVAIDLLRKKRPVQSLDAELNDVDDDYSYYSKLASHDQSPEHAVLQTEIQEHMHASINKLADKYKGIITLYYLEELSLQEISERLNLPITTVKTRLHRGRELLRKKWGMNLVIGLMTFFTLGMIA, from the coding sequence ATGAATGTGGCAGAACTTCAATTAATTCAATTATCCAGACGAGGCGATCGCAACGCTTTCGTGGAGTTAGTCGAACTCTATCGCAGCAAAATACAAAAGCTTGCTTTCCGTATGCTGCATAACCGTCCAGATTCGGAGGATATTGTCCAAGAAACCTTTATCCGCGTTTATTTGAACCTAAACCACTTTGATGAAAGTCAGAATTTCTCAACTTGGATTTATCGGATCGGGAAAAATGTAGCCATCGACTTGCTTCGCAAGAAAAGACCTGTCCAGTCGCTGGATGCCGAGCTGAACGATGTTGATGACGACTACAGCTACTACAGTAAGCTGGCAAGTCATGATCAATCCCCCGAGCACGCTGTGCTTCAAACCGAAATTCAAGAACATATGCATGCTTCCATAAATAAATTGGCTGACAAATATAAAGGCATTATCACGCTCTACTATTTGGAAGAGCTCTCTCTCCAGGAAATTAGCGAGCGCTTGAACTTGCCGATTACGACCGTTAAAACTAGACTCCACCGCGGCCGCGAGCTTCTGCGGAAAAAGTGGGGCATGAATCTCGTTATCGGATTAATGACGTTCTTCACACTCGGGATGATTGCCTAA
- a CDS encoding homoserine dehydrogenase: MKPIKVGLLGLGTVGTGVVRIVEGHQEDLQRQTGSSIEIAKILVQDKSKQRNISVDADKLTENVWDVIGDSEIDIVVEVMGGVAATKDHILTALGNGKHIITANKDLMAMHGAEILAKAAENNCDVFYEASVAGGIPIIRALVEGFSSDRITKIMGIVNGTTNYILTKMSQEGAAYADVLKEAQELGYAEADPTSDVEGLDAARKMTILSTLGFHANVALSDVEAKGISKVTKEDILYGKKLGYEVKLLGIAENHDGHISVSVQPTMVKNSHPLASVNGVFNAVYVTGEAVGETMFYGAGAGELPTATSVVADLVAVVRNLKLGINGRTVQAPYKEKKLKTDDQIASKNFILLHVEDKAGVLAQITQIFAEHEVSLESVFQHPNKTNPKAEIIIITHDANQASMKNVLQQFETMDVIHAIKSVYRVEG, from the coding sequence ATGAAACCCATTAAGGTTGGTTTACTAGGTTTAGGGACAGTTGGAACAGGTGTTGTACGTATTGTTGAAGGTCATCAAGAGGATTTGCAGCGTCAAACAGGATCTTCCATTGAAATTGCCAAAATCCTTGTACAAGATAAATCCAAGCAACGCAACATTTCTGTTGATGCGGATAAGCTGACTGAAAACGTCTGGGACGTAATCGGCGACAGTGAGATCGATATCGTAGTGGAAGTAATGGGCGGCGTGGCTGCAACGAAAGACCACATTCTAACAGCGCTTGGCAACGGCAAGCATATCATTACAGCGAATAAGGATCTTATGGCGATGCATGGCGCGGAAATTTTGGCCAAAGCTGCTGAGAATAACTGTGATGTCTTCTATGAAGCGAGCGTTGCAGGCGGTATCCCGATCATTCGTGCGCTGGTCGAAGGCTTCTCTTCGGATCGCATCACGAAAATTATGGGGATTGTGAACGGAACGACGAACTATATATTGACCAAAATGAGCCAAGAAGGTGCAGCTTACGCCGATGTCCTTAAGGAAGCGCAAGAGCTGGGCTATGCGGAAGCAGATCCGACTTCGGATGTTGAAGGTCTAGACGCTGCTCGCAAAATGACGATTCTTTCAACGCTTGGATTCCATGCCAATGTAGCGTTAAGTGACGTTGAAGCAAAAGGGATCTCCAAGGTTACGAAGGAAGATATTCTGTACGGGAAGAAGCTTGGCTATGAAGTGAAACTACTTGGGATTGCTGAAAATCATGATGGGCACATTTCGGTTAGTGTTCAACCTACAATGGTCAAAAATTCCCATCCGCTAGCCTCTGTCAATGGCGTGTTCAATGCGGTTTACGTCACAGGTGAAGCAGTTGGCGAAACGATGTTCTACGGAGCGGGTGCCGGCGAGCTTCCGACGGCAACTTCCGTTGTAGCTGACTTAGTCGCGGTTGTGCGTAATTTGAAGTTAGGGATCAATGGGCGTACGGTTCAAGCTCCTTATAAAGAGAAGAAACTCAAAACCGATGATCAAATCGCATCCAAAAACTTTATTTTGCTCCATGTTGAAGATAAAGCGGGTGTGCTTGCCCAAATTACACAAATTTTCGCTGAACATGAAGTGAGTTTGGAATCGGTATTTCAACACCCGAACAAAACAAATCCGAAGGCTGAAATTATTATCATCACGCATGATGCGAATCAAGCAAGCATGAAAAATGTGTTGCAGCAATTCGAAACGATGGACGTGATTCACGCAATTAAGAGCGTGTACCGTGTTGAAGGATAA
- a CDS encoding LysM peptidoglycan-binding domain-containing protein, protein MKIHIVKKGDTLYELAKKYQTTLDQIIALNPHIADPNKIDIGMKVKIPSGPKHVNPPAMEYVYKHVVQQGDSLWKLGKAWDVPLQAMIGANAHLKNPNVLMTGDIVFVPKAHHGHGHTHGGHPHKLSTEPFAPVPIVEAMPPVDMQQPMIPAPAMPEEVPPPLSLGETVPAIPQPIAQSPAPVTDNIGLHEPYGQAVHPFLQFNIQATEVSVYPEQQPEMIYPTYPAYPDDNCEPLPTMVAPISVVDEGCGCGGPAMNEQPWYNSPTHFPNIPMGNPWDHVSHEHPGFYPPPMPYDAQYPYAYSHDPYGGIPYAGVHDAPLYETPILPQVHTHELSKVSDTLEEVQIDIRDKQKAAKSKSQANRSSRKVKPSGSSALNSFLREQERAVERREPSRPNTPWINV, encoded by the coding sequence TTGAAAATCCATATTGTCAAAAAAGGCGATACCCTGTACGAACTCGCGAAAAAATACCAAACCACCCTGGATCAGATTATTGCCCTCAATCCTCACATTGCTGACCCAAACAAGATTGATATTGGGATGAAAGTGAAGATTCCATCGGGGCCGAAGCACGTAAATCCGCCAGCAATGGAGTATGTCTACAAACATGTTGTCCAACAAGGGGATAGTTTATGGAAACTCGGTAAAGCTTGGGATGTGCCGTTGCAAGCGATGATTGGGGCGAACGCGCATCTGAAGAATCCGAATGTACTTATGACTGGGGACATTGTCTTCGTTCCTAAGGCTCACCACGGTCACGGACATACGCATGGCGGACACCCTCACAAACTTTCAACGGAGCCATTTGCTCCAGTGCCGATTGTAGAAGCAATGCCCCCAGTTGATATGCAGCAACCCATGATCCCTGCGCCAGCCATGCCAGAAGAGGTGCCTCCGCCGTTATCGCTTGGAGAAACGGTACCTGCCATCCCGCAGCCGATCGCACAGTCGCCTGCCCCTGTAACCGATAACATCGGTCTTCATGAGCCTTATGGGCAAGCAGTGCATCCGTTCCTACAGTTTAATATTCAGGCTACAGAAGTTTCCGTATATCCTGAACAGCAGCCTGAGATGATCTATCCGACCTACCCAGCCTATCCAGATGATAATTGTGAACCACTGCCAACGATGGTGGCGCCAATTTCTGTTGTGGACGAAGGTTGCGGTTGTGGAGGTCCTGCCATGAACGAGCAGCCATGGTACAATAGCCCAACCCATTTCCCGAATATACCGATGGGGAATCCGTGGGATCACGTCTCGCACGAACATCCAGGGTTCTATCCGCCACCAATGCCGTATGACGCACAGTATCCGTATGCCTATTCCCATGATCCCTATGGCGGCATTCCGTATGCAGGTGTACATGATGCTCCTCTGTATGAGACACCGATTTTACCTCAAGTGCATACGCATGAGCTGAGTAAAGTATCAGATACCTTAGAAGAGGTACAAATCGATATTCGTGATAAGCAAAAGGCGGCAAAGTCGAAATCGCAAGCCAATCGTTCCTCGCGCAAAGTAAAACCTTCTGGATCATCCGCTTTGAATTCGTTCCTCAGAGAGCAAGAACGAGCCGTAGAGAGACGGGAGCCTAGCAGACCGAATACGCCATGGATTAATGTATAA